The Chitinophaga caeni genome segment TAAGATTTACAATATTTTGATCACGGATGTAAGGATTACACGGTTTTTTGTTTGCTTTTGATTTTATGATTTGATTTTGTTGTTTTTTTTGTTGTTTTTTTTGTTGTTTTTTTTGTTGCTATTGTTTTTTGTTGCTATTGTTTTTTGATAATTATTTGGAAGATGCTCTTTCTATTAGGTGGATGGGGATAATTTCGCGGGTTTGTTTGGTGGCGGTGGCGCTTTTTTGTTGGATGAGTTCTAGTAATGCTGCTACCACCCGTTCGGCAGTGGTCGTTGGATCCTGATCGATGGATGTGATGCTCGGGGTCACGATTTCTGTTCTCGGGTCGTTTGAATAACCTACTATTTTGACTTGGCCGGGTACATTTATCCCATGATTTCGACAGTATTCTAAAACGGTGATGGCCGTAGTATCATTGGTGGCAAAAATGGCGTCCGGCCATTGCTTTTTAGAGAATACTTTTTTGCAGGTTTGTAAGGCGTTTTCTTTTGTGAGTTCTTGGAAGAATACACGGCTCTTTTTATATGATTGTTTATATTCTTGTAAGGCTTTTTTAAATCCTTCTAAGCGCCTTGTATATAAGCTGCATGTCAATGGTCCAGATATGTAGACGATATCTTTACAACCTTTTTCCAATAGATGCTTGGCGCCTTGATAGCCCCCATCCTCATCATCACCACAAACAATTTTGCCTTCGTAATTGCCGGGAACGCGGTCAAAAAATACAACAGGGATATTGTTCTTTTTAAATAAGTCGAAATGTGAGAAATCAGTGGTGTACAGGGTTGTAGAAACAGCCAAAGCTTCCACCCTGGCTGAATACAAA includes the following:
- a CDS encoding LacI family DNA-binding transcriptional regulator, which produces MRNRAEKTIVDIAEALSLSVSTVSRALNDHPNISVQTKDKVRKMARKLGYRPNTLAAGLRSNKSKTVGLIVPRISMFYPAAITTIVQNRLQEYGYHLIICQSNDSYEQEVALVNTLYSARVEALAVSTTLYTTDFSHFDLFKKNNIPVVFFDRVPGNYEGKIVCGDDEDGGYQGAKHLLEKGCKDIVYISGPLTCSLYTRRLEGFKKALQEYKQSYKKSRVFFQELTKENALQTCKKVFSKKQWPDAIFATNDTTAITVLEYCRNHGINVPGQVKIVGYSNDPRTEIVTPSITSIDQDPTTTAERVVAALLELIQQKSATATKQTREIIPIHLIERASSK